The proteins below come from a single Felis catus isolate Fca126 chromosome A1, F.catus_Fca126_mat1.0, whole genome shotgun sequence genomic window:
- the CLK4 gene encoding dual specificity protein kinase CLK4 isoform X1: protein MRHSKRTHCPDWDSRESWGHESYSGSHKRKRRSHSSTQENRHCKPHHQFKESDCHYLEARSLNERDYRDRRYVDEYRNDYCEGYVPRHYHRDVESSYRIHCSKSSVRSRRSSPKRKRNRHCSSQQSRSKSHRRKRSRSIEDDEEGHLICQSGDVLRARYEIVDTLGEGAFGKVVECIDHGMDGIHVAVKIVKNVGRYREAARSEIQVLEHLNSTDPNSVFRCVQMLEWFDHHGHVCIVFELLGLSTYDFIKENSFLPFQIDHIRQMAYQICQSINFLHHNKLTHTDLKPENILFVKSDYVVKYNSKMKRDERTLKNTDIKVVDFGSATYDDEHHSTLVSTRHYRAPEVILALGWSQPCDVWSIGCILIEYYLGFTVFQTHDSKEHLAMMERILGPIPTHMIQKTRKRKYFHHNQLDWDEHSSAGRYVRRRCKPLKEFMLSHDEEHEKLFDLVRRMLEYDPVKRITLDEALQHPFFDLLKKK, encoded by the exons ATGCGTCATTCCAAAAGAACTCACTGCCCTGATTGGGATAGCAGAGAAAGCTGGGGACATGAAAGCTACAGTGGAAGTCACAAACGGAAGAGGAGGTCCCACAGCAGTACGCAAGAGAACAGACATTGTAAACCACATCACCAGTTTAAAGAATCTGATTG TCATTATTTAGAAGCGAGGTCCTTGAATGAGAGAGATTATCGGGACCGGAGATATGTTGATGAATATAGAAATGACTACTGCGAAGGCTATGTTCCTAGACATTATCACAGAGACGTTGAAAGCAGTTATCGAATCCACTGCAGTAAATCTTCGGTCCGAAGTAGGAGAAGCAGTCCTAAAAGGAAGCGTAATAGACACTGTTCAAGTCAACAGTCACGTTCG AAGAGCCACCGAAGGAAAAGATCCAGGAGTATAGAGGATGATGAGGAGGGTCACCTGATCTGTCAAAGTGGAGACGTTCTAAGAGCAAGAT ATGAAATCGTGGACACTTTGGGTGAAGGGGCCTTTGGCAAAGTTGTAGAGTGCATTGATCATGGCAT ggatGGCATACATGTAGCAGtgaaaattgtaaaaaatgtaGGTCGATACCGTGAAGCAGCTCGTTCAGAAATCCAAGTATTGGAGCATTTAAATAGTACCGATCCCAATAGCGTCTT CCGATGTGTCCAGATGCTAGAGTGGTTTGATCATCATGGTCATGTTTGTATTGTGTTTGAACTGCTGGGACTTAGTACCTAtgatttcattaaagaaaatagcTTTCTGCCATTTCAAATTGACCACATCAGGCAGATGGCATATCAGATCTGCCAGTCAATAAATT ttttGCATCATAATAAATTAACCCATACAGATTTGaagcctgaaaatattttatttgtgaagTCTGACTATGTAGtcaaatataattctaaaatg AAACGTGATGAACGCACTCTGAAAAACACAGATATCAAAGTTGTTGACTTTGGAAGTGCAACATACGATGATGAACATCATAGTACTTTGGTTTCTACACGGCATTACAGAGCTCCAGAGGTCATTTTGG cttTAGGTTGGTCTCAACCTTGTGATGTTTGGAGCATAGGGTGCATTCTTATTGAATATTACCTTGGTTTCACAGTCTTCCAG aCTCATGATAGTAAAGAGCACCTGGCAATGATGGAACGAATATTAGGACCCATACCAACACACATGATTCAGAAAACAAG AAAACGCAAGTATTTTCACCATAACCAGCTAGATTGGGATGAACATAGTTCTGCTGGTAGATATGTTAGGAGACGCTGCAAACCattaaag GAATTTATGCTTTCTCATGACGAAGAACATGAGAAACTGTTTGACCTGGTACGAAGAATGTTAGAATATGATCCAGTGAAAAGAATTACCTTGGATGAAGCcttgcagcatcctttctttgacttattaaaaaagaaatga
- the CLK4 gene encoding dual specificity protein kinase CLK4 isoform X2 — translation MDGIHVAVKIVKNVGRYREAARSEIQVLEHLNSTDPNSVFRCVQMLEWFDHHGHVCIVFELLGLSTYDFIKENSFLPFQIDHIRQMAYQICQSINFLHHNKLTHTDLKPENILFVKSDYVVKYNSKMKRDERTLKNTDIKVVDFGSATYDDEHHSTLVSTRHYRAPEVILALGWSQPCDVWSIGCILIEYYLGFTVFQTHDSKEHLAMMERILGPIPTHMIQKTRKRKYFHHNQLDWDEHSSAGRYVRRRCKPLKEFMLSHDEEHEKLFDLVRRMLEYDPVKRITLDEALQHPFFDLLKKK, via the exons AT ggatGGCATACATGTAGCAGtgaaaattgtaaaaaatgtaGGTCGATACCGTGAAGCAGCTCGTTCAGAAATCCAAGTATTGGAGCATTTAAATAGTACCGATCCCAATAGCGTCTT CCGATGTGTCCAGATGCTAGAGTGGTTTGATCATCATGGTCATGTTTGTATTGTGTTTGAACTGCTGGGACTTAGTACCTAtgatttcattaaagaaaatagcTTTCTGCCATTTCAAATTGACCACATCAGGCAGATGGCATATCAGATCTGCCAGTCAATAAATT ttttGCATCATAATAAATTAACCCATACAGATTTGaagcctgaaaatattttatttgtgaagTCTGACTATGTAGtcaaatataattctaaaatg AAACGTGATGAACGCACTCTGAAAAACACAGATATCAAAGTTGTTGACTTTGGAAGTGCAACATACGATGATGAACATCATAGTACTTTGGTTTCTACACGGCATTACAGAGCTCCAGAGGTCATTTTGG cttTAGGTTGGTCTCAACCTTGTGATGTTTGGAGCATAGGGTGCATTCTTATTGAATATTACCTTGGTTTCACAGTCTTCCAG aCTCATGATAGTAAAGAGCACCTGGCAATGATGGAACGAATATTAGGACCCATACCAACACACATGATTCAGAAAACAAG AAAACGCAAGTATTTTCACCATAACCAGCTAGATTGGGATGAACATAGTTCTGCTGGTAGATATGTTAGGAGACGCTGCAAACCattaaag GAATTTATGCTTTCTCATGACGAAGAACATGAGAAACTGTTTGACCTGGTACGAAGAATGTTAGAATATGATCCAGTGAAAAGAATTACCTTGGATGAAGCcttgcagcatcctttctttgacttattaaaaaagaaatga